One stretch of Streptomyces sp. NBC_00443 DNA includes these proteins:
- a CDS encoding GH1 family beta-glucosidase: MIRPMATNPISQFPAGFLWGVSTSAHQIEGAVGEREQSVWDAFTAEPGRVKDGSTAAVACDHYHRYREDVALLAGLGVGAYRFSISWPRVRREGGLDFYDRLVDELCAAGVRPVPTLFHWDLPVSLQEKGGWLERDTASRFAEYASVVADRLGDRVQKWITLNEPAEHTLFGHALGAHAPGKQLMYDALPVAHHQLLAHGLAVRALRAAGATDIGIANSHGPTWPASREQADLEAADFYDVLLNRLFADPLLLGAYPAGLDELMPGDVSADLEVIAEPIDWYGVNYYAPTRVGAPQGEDIEFGGLTLPAELPFSVREVEGVPVTDFGWPVVPEGLTELLTGFRERYGEKLPPVVITENGCSYEGTDDQKRIAYLDGHVRALHKAIEAGVDVRGYFVWSLLDNFEWAEGYARRFGLVHVDYETLARTPKASYAWYRELLRAQG, encoded by the coding sequence ATGATCCGGCCCATGGCGACGAACCCGATATCCCAGTTCCCGGCCGGCTTCCTGTGGGGCGTCTCTACGTCCGCCCACCAGATCGAGGGCGCGGTGGGCGAACGCGAGCAGTCCGTGTGGGACGCCTTCACGGCCGAGCCGGGCAGGGTGAAGGACGGCTCCACGGCGGCGGTGGCCTGCGACCACTACCACCGCTACCGCGAGGACGTGGCGCTGCTGGCCGGCCTGGGCGTGGGCGCGTACCGCTTCTCGATCTCCTGGCCGCGGGTGCGCCGGGAGGGCGGCCTGGACTTCTACGACCGCCTCGTGGACGAGCTGTGCGCGGCGGGCGTCCGCCCGGTCCCGACCCTCTTCCACTGGGACCTCCCGGTGTCCCTCCAGGAGAAAGGGGGCTGGCTGGAGCGGGACACGGCGTCGCGTTTCGCCGAGTACGCGTCCGTCGTCGCCGACCGCCTCGGCGACCGCGTGCAGAAGTGGATCACGCTGAACGAGCCCGCCGAACACACCCTGTTCGGGCACGCCCTGGGCGCCCACGCCCCCGGCAAGCAGCTCATGTACGACGCGCTCCCGGTCGCCCATCACCAGCTGCTGGCGCACGGTCTTGCGGTACGCGCCCTGCGCGCGGCCGGCGCCACGGACATCGGCATCGCCAACTCGCACGGCCCGACCTGGCCCGCGTCGCGGGAGCAGGCGGACCTGGAGGCGGCGGACTTCTACGACGTCCTGCTCAACCGGCTGTTCGCCGACCCGCTGCTGCTGGGCGCATACCCGGCGGGACTCGATGAGCTGATGCCGGGGGACGTCTCCGCCGACCTGGAGGTCATCGCCGAACCGATCGACTGGTACGGCGTCAACTACTACGCGCCGACGCGGGTGGGCGCACCGCAGGGCGAGGACATCGAGTTCGGCGGCCTGACCCTTCCGGCCGAACTCCCCTTCTCCGTCAGGGAGGTCGAGGGCGTCCCGGTCACGGACTTCGGCTGGCCGGTGGTGCCGGAGGGTCTGACGGAGCTGCTCACCGGCTTCCGTGAGCGCTACGGCGAGAAGCTCCCCCCTGTCGTCATCACGGAGAACGGCTGCTCCTACGAGGGGACCGACGACCAGAAGCGGATCGCTTACCTGGACGGTCACGTCCGGGCCCTGCACAAGGCGATCGAGGCGGGCGTGGACGTACGCGGCTACTTCGTCTGGTCGCTGCTCGACAACTTCGAGTGGGCGGAGGGATACGCGCGACGGTTCGGGCTGGTGCACGTGGACTACGAGACGCTCGCCCGGACTCCGAAGGCGTCCTACGCCTGGTACCGGGAACTGCTCCGGGCCCAGGGGTGA
- a CDS encoding NAD-dependent epimerase/dehydratase family protein, which produces MLTLVTGTTGQVGRRFVPRLLAQSRAGEQVRVLVRDAARGEPFAELGAEVVVGDLRDTESLGKAVVGADAVVNVAASFRGVPDEEAWAVNRDAAVELGRAALAAGVRRFVQVSTGLVYGTGRGRPLTEDDESRPGGAMWGAYPESKAAAERELRGMEGLDVRVARLPFVYGEGDPHLAQSLMWAKNWAATQRLHMGHHADVAQGLLRILHAPGIAGRAYNIADDVPVTAVELHQLNGVEIPAELYTRADPDPWAAITSTERIRRELGYRPLFPSVYAARDAGAL; this is translated from the coding sequence ATGCTGACGTTGGTGACAGGCACGACAGGACAGGTCGGCCGGCGCTTCGTGCCGAGGCTGCTGGCGCAGTCCCGGGCGGGGGAGCAGGTACGGGTGCTGGTGCGGGACGCGGCGCGGGGTGAGCCGTTCGCGGAGCTGGGCGCCGAGGTCGTGGTCGGCGATCTGCGGGACACCGAGTCGCTCGGCAAGGCGGTCGTCGGGGCCGACGCGGTCGTGAACGTCGCGGCCTCCTTCCGCGGGGTCCCCGACGAGGAGGCGTGGGCGGTCAACCGGGACGCGGCCGTGGAGCTGGGGCGTGCGGCGCTGGCTGCCGGGGTGCGGCGCTTTGTGCAGGTCAGTACGGGGCTGGTGTACGGCACCGGACGCGGCCGCCCGCTCACCGAGGACGACGAGAGCCGGCCCGGCGGGGCGATGTGGGGTGCCTACCCGGAGTCCAAGGCGGCGGCCGAGCGGGAGTTGCGCGGGATGGAGGGGCTCGACGTACGCGTCGCCCGGCTCCCGTTCGTCTACGGCGAGGGCGATCCGCATCTCGCGCAGTCCCTGATGTGGGCCAAGAACTGGGCTGCCACCCAGCGGCTGCACATGGGGCATCACGCGGACGTGGCCCAGGGGCTGCTGCGGATCCTGCATGCGCCGGGGATCGCCGGACGGGCCTACAACATCGCCGACGACGTTCCCGTGACGGCGGTCGAGTTGCATCAGCTCAACGGGGTCGAGATCCCGGCGGAGTTGTACACCCGTGCCGATCCCGATCCGTGGGCCGCGATCACCTCCACGGAGCGGATTCGTCGGGAGCTGGGGTATCGGCCGTTGTTTCCGTCGGTTTATGCCGCGCGGGACGCCGGAGCGCTGTGA
- a CDS encoding P-II family nitrogen regulator: MKLITAIVKPYRLDEVKTALQELGVHGLTVTEASGYGRQRGHTEVYRGAEYQVDLVPKVRIEVVVEDALSEDVIDAIVKAAHTGKIGDGKVWALPVQTVVRVRTGERGPDAL, from the coding sequence ATGAAGCTGATCACCGCGATCGTCAAGCCGTACCGGCTCGACGAGGTCAAGACCGCCCTCCAGGAGCTCGGCGTGCACGGTCTGACCGTGACCGAGGCGAGCGGGTACGGCCGGCAGCGCGGCCACACCGAGGTGTACCGGGGCGCGGAGTACCAGGTCGACCTGGTGCCGAAGGTCCGCATCGAGGTCGTCGTGGAGGACGCGCTGTCCGAGGACGTCATCGACGCCATCGTGAAGGCCGCGCACACCGGCAAGATCGGCGACGGCAAGGTCTGGGCGCTGCCGGTCCAGACGGTCGTACGGGTACGGACGGGCGAGCGCGGCCCCGACGCGCTGTGA
- a CDS encoding helix-turn-helix transcriptional regulator: MNRAELADFLRRGRARLTPSDVGLTPGTRRRTPGLRREEVAQLAGMSVDYYTRLEQSRGPRPSRQMLTALARALRLTAVESDHLFHLAGEEPPRRETTSAHVRPGLLLILDRLHDTPAQVVNDCGEVLAQNAMARALVGDVMSRPRRQRNLARLYFLDPAARSLFPEEDRAGHSRAHVATLRAVAAARPDDPEPAALVAELRASSEEFARLWDEHEVSQRNRATKRFLHPVVGLLELDCEVMVSHEHHHLLVVHSARPGTDAYERLQLLRVVGLQDMSPSKA; the protein is encoded by the coding sequence GTGAACCGAGCCGAACTCGCCGACTTCCTGCGCCGTGGCCGCGCCCGGCTGACCCCGTCGGACGTGGGTCTGACCCCGGGCACCCGGCGCCGCACACCGGGCCTGCGCCGCGAGGAGGTGGCGCAGCTGGCGGGGATGTCGGTGGACTACTACACCCGGCTGGAACAGTCCCGTGGCCCGCGCCCGTCCCGCCAGATGCTGACGGCGCTGGCCCGCGCGCTGCGCCTGACCGCCGTCGAGAGCGACCACCTGTTCCACCTGGCCGGCGAGGAGCCCCCGCGCCGTGAGACGACGTCGGCGCATGTCCGGCCCGGGCTGCTGCTGATCCTGGACCGGCTGCACGACACCCCGGCCCAGGTGGTGAACGACTGCGGCGAGGTGCTCGCGCAGAACGCGATGGCCCGGGCGCTGGTCGGTGATGTGATGTCCCGGCCGCGGCGCCAGCGCAATCTCGCCCGGCTCTACTTCCTGGACCCGGCCGCGCGCTCGCTCTTCCCGGAGGAGGACCGCGCGGGCCACTCGCGCGCCCATGTGGCCACCCTGCGCGCGGTGGCCGCGGCCCGCCCCGACGACCCGGAACCGGCCGCGCTGGTCGCCGAACTCCGGGCGTCCAGCGAGGAGTTCGCCCGGCTGTGGGATGAACACGAGGTGTCGCAGCGCAACCGTGCCACCAAGCGTTTCCTGCACCCCGTGGTCGGCCTCCTGGAACTGGACTGCGAGGTCATGGTCAGCCACGAACACCACCACTTGCTGGTCGTTCACTCGGCCCGGCCCGGGACCGATGCTTACGAGCGCCTGCAACTCCTGCGTGTGGTGGGCCTCCAGGACATGTCACCCAGCAAGGCCTGA
- a CDS encoding MFS transporter gives MSTRDKLVLFVLCAAQFMVALDFSVLNVALPVLGADLGMSPSALQWAVTAFALPSGGFLLLFGRIGDLYGRRKLFLTGLALFAAASVLATFAWDPASFLAGRALQGLGAAVIVPTGMSLLTTTFAEGPARDRALGISGTLMSLGFTIGVVAGGVLTDALGWRSTMGLLAVFALVVLPLAPGLLPESLPHSLKGMGGAPIPDRPHLDVPGAITVTGGLLSLIYALTTAADDGFARADVIATLIAGLALLAAFAVVESRTESPLVSLPMLRRRTVAWGNLGGLVTFSMMSTVVFVLTLYLQEVLGLSAWETGLVFGVQGVMSVIAGSLTPRFISRLGARRVLVASLAGQGAFGVALLFLNAHAWSVWLVTAAVSLASMFHLGAIISYGLTVTSGVPDEEQGLATGLVTSTQQVGITIGIPLLGVLATTSGDLLAGTRTVLALDAAIVLTAAALIAVGLRTGRTAGSTKSGSGANGSGAVEAEPVGSR, from the coding sequence ATGTCGACGCGCGACAAACTCGTCCTGTTCGTCCTGTGCGCCGCCCAGTTCATGGTCGCGCTCGACTTCTCCGTCCTGAACGTCGCCCTCCCCGTCCTCGGCGCCGACCTCGGCATGAGCCCCTCGGCGCTGCAGTGGGCGGTGACGGCGTTCGCGTTGCCGTCCGGCGGATTCCTGCTCCTCTTCGGCCGCATCGGCGACCTGTACGGCCGCCGCAAGCTGTTCCTCACCGGACTCGCCCTGTTCGCCGCGGCCTCGGTGCTCGCGACGTTCGCCTGGGACCCGGCGTCGTTCCTCGCGGGACGCGCCCTGCAGGGCCTCGGCGCCGCGGTCATCGTCCCGACGGGCATGTCCCTGCTGACCACCACCTTCGCCGAGGGCCCCGCCCGGGACCGAGCGCTCGGCATCTCCGGGACGCTGATGTCCCTCGGCTTCACCATCGGCGTGGTCGCGGGCGGCGTCCTGACCGACGCGCTCGGCTGGCGCTCCACGATGGGCCTGCTCGCCGTCTTCGCCCTGGTCGTGCTGCCGCTGGCGCCCGGCCTGCTGCCCGAGTCCCTCCCCCATAGCCTCAAGGGCATGGGTGGTGCCCCCATCCCGGACCGCCCGCACCTGGACGTGCCCGGCGCCATCACCGTCACCGGCGGACTGCTGTCCCTGATCTACGCCCTGACGACGGCTGCCGACGACGGCTTCGCCCGCGCCGACGTCATCGCGACCCTGATCGCGGGCCTCGCGCTCCTGGCGGCCTTCGCGGTCGTCGAGTCCCGCACCGAGTCACCGCTGGTCTCCCTGCCCATGCTGCGCCGCCGCACGGTGGCGTGGGGCAACCTGGGCGGACTGGTCACCTTCTCGATGATGTCGACGGTGGTCTTCGTCCTCACCCTGTACCTGCAGGAAGTGCTCGGTCTGTCGGCCTGGGAGACGGGCCTGGTCTTCGGTGTGCAGGGCGTCATGTCGGTGATCGCCGGGTCGCTCACGCCGAGGTTCATCAGCCGTCTCGGCGCGCGCCGCGTCCTGGTCGCCTCGCTCGCCGGCCAGGGCGCCTTCGGTGTCGCCCTGCTGTTCCTGAACGCGCACGCCTGGTCCGTCTGGCTCGTCACGGCCGCCGTCTCGCTGGCGAGCATGTTCCACCTGGGCGCGATCATCTCCTACGGCCTGACCGTGACCTCCGGCGTCCCCGACGAGGAGCAGGGTCTGGCCACCGGCCTGGTCACCTCGACCCAGCAGGTCGGCATCACGATCGGCATCCCGCTGCTGGGTGTCCTCGCGACGACCTCCGGTGACCTGCTCGCCGGCACCCGTACGGTCCTGGCGCTCGACGCGGCGATCGTCCTGACCGCCGCGGCCCTGATCGCCGTCGGCCTGCGGACCGGGCGCACGGCCGGATCAACAAAGAGCGGCTCGGGGGCGAACGGCTCAGGGGCGGTCGAGGCGGAGCCGGTCGGCTCTCGGTAG
- a CDS encoding PhoH family protein — translation MTQTPTAHTPAQGQARAQFTVPAQHPMVTVLGSGDSLLRVIEKAFPATDIHVRGNEISAVGDAAEVALIQRLFDEMMLVLRTGQPMTEDAVERSIAMLRASENGEGPEETPAEVLTQNILSSRGRTIRPKTLNQKRYVDAIDKHTIVFGIGPAGTGKTYLAMAKAVQALQSKQVNRIILTRPAVEAGERLGFLPGTLYEKIDPYLRPLYDALHDMLDPDSIPRLMAAGTIEVAPLAYMRGRTLNDAFIILDEAQNTSPEQMKMFLTRLGFESKIVITGDVTQVDLPDGTKSGLRQVQDILDGVDDVHFSRLSSHDVVRHKLVGRIVDAYEKFDNTHGTQNGTHKGRGGKAGHKGK, via the coding sequence ATGACTCAGACACCCACAGCTCACACACCCGCGCAGGGGCAGGCGAGAGCACAGTTCACCGTCCCCGCCCAGCACCCCATGGTGACCGTGCTGGGGTCCGGCGACTCCCTGCTGCGCGTGATCGAGAAGGCCTTCCCGGCGACCGACATCCACGTCCGGGGCAATGAGATCAGCGCGGTCGGCGATGCCGCTGAAGTCGCCCTCATCCAGCGCCTGTTCGACGAGATGATGCTGGTGCTCCGCACCGGACAGCCGATGACGGAGGACGCAGTGGAACGCTCGATCGCCATGCTCAGAGCGAGTGAGAACGGCGAGGGCCCGGAGGAGACCCCGGCCGAGGTCCTCACCCAGAACATCCTCTCCTCGCGCGGCCGCACGATCCGCCCCAAGACCCTCAACCAGAAGCGGTACGTCGACGCGATCGACAAGCACACGATCGTCTTCGGCATCGGCCCCGCCGGTACCGGCAAGACCTACCTCGCCATGGCGAAGGCGGTGCAGGCCCTGCAGTCCAAGCAGGTCAACCGCATCATCCTGACCCGGCCGGCGGTCGAGGCGGGCGAGCGGCTCGGCTTCCTGCCGGGCACCCTGTACGAGAAGATCGACCCGTACCTGCGTCCGCTGTACGACGCGCTGCACGACATGCTGGACCCCGACTCGATCCCCCGGCTCATGGCCGCCGGGACCATCGAGGTCGCACCGCTCGCGTACATGCGCGGCCGTACGCTCAACGACGCCTTCATCATCCTCGACGAGGCCCAGAACACCTCGCCCGAGCAGATGAAGATGTTCCTCACCCGCCTGGGCTTCGAATCGAAGATAGTCATCACCGGTGACGTCACCCAGGTCGACCTCCCGGACGGCACCAAGTCCGGTCTGCGGCAGGTGCAGGACATCCTGGACGGCGTCGACGACGTGCACTTCTCACGGCTGTCGTCCCACGATGTCGTCCGGCACAAGCTGGTCGGCCGTATCGTCGACGCGTACGAGAAGTTCGACAACACGCACGGCACCCAGAACGGCACGCACAAGGGCCGCGGCGGCAAGGCCGGGCACAAGGGGAAGTAG
- a CDS encoding ammonium transporter, producing MTLAAASVDTGDTAWLLAATALVLLMTPGLALFYGGMVRTKSVLNMLMMSFVSIALVTVVWLACGYSLAFGEDTLGGLIGGLDHAGMAGLGPDSVQGTVPTLLFATFQLTFAIITAALISGAIADRAKFGAWVVFVPVWALLVYVPVAHWTWGPGGWILDRLGALDFAGGLPVEITSGASGLALALVLGPRLGFKKDAMRPHNLPMVVIGAGLLWFGWFGFNAGSALGANGLAAAAFLNTLAAGCTGLLGWLLVEHRRDGHPTTLGAASGAVAGLVAITPSCGSVSLLGALVIGLAAGVVCSYAVGWKFTFNYDDSLDVVGVHLVGGVIGTLLIGVFATATMTGGAEGLLYGGGLAQLGKQTVAIVAVGAYAFLVTYGIAKLIDKVMGFRASEEQEHTGLDLTVHAETAYDHGVLGHGAPVTASLASSVSSSPSAAQKVKKQA from the coding sequence GTGACCCTCGCCGCCGCAAGCGTCGACACCGGCGACACCGCCTGGCTGCTCGCCGCCACCGCCCTCGTCCTGCTGATGACCCCGGGCCTGGCCCTCTTCTACGGCGGCATGGTCCGCACGAAGAGCGTCCTGAACATGCTGATGATGAGCTTCGTGTCCATCGCCCTGGTCACCGTCGTGTGGCTGGCCTGCGGCTACTCCCTCGCCTTCGGGGAGGACACGCTCGGCGGACTCATCGGCGGGCTCGACCACGCCGGTATGGCCGGGCTCGGACCGGACAGCGTCCAGGGGACCGTCCCCACCCTCCTCTTCGCCACCTTCCAGCTGACCTTCGCGATCATCACGGCCGCGCTGATCAGCGGCGCGATCGCGGACCGGGCGAAGTTCGGGGCCTGGGTCGTGTTCGTGCCGGTGTGGGCGCTGCTCGTATACGTTCCCGTCGCCCACTGGACCTGGGGTCCCGGCGGCTGGATCCTCGACCGTCTCGGCGCCCTCGACTTCGCCGGCGGACTCCCCGTCGAGATCACCTCCGGCGCCTCCGGGCTCGCCCTGGCCCTGGTGCTCGGCCCGCGGCTCGGGTTCAAGAAGGACGCCATGCGGCCGCACAACCTGCCGATGGTCGTGATCGGCGCCGGTCTCCTCTGGTTCGGCTGGTTCGGGTTCAACGCCGGCTCCGCCCTCGGCGCCAACGGCCTCGCGGCCGCCGCTTTCCTCAACACCCTCGCCGCCGGCTGCACCGGCCTGCTCGGCTGGCTCCTCGTGGAGCACAGGCGCGACGGTCACCCGACGACGCTGGGCGCGGCCTCCGGCGCGGTCGCCGGTCTGGTGGCCATCACGCCCTCCTGCGGCTCGGTCTCGCTGCTCGGCGCGCTCGTCATCGGCCTCGCCGCCGGTGTCGTCTGCTCGTACGCCGTCGGCTGGAAGTTCACATTCAACTACGACGACTCCCTGGACGTCGTCGGCGTCCACCTCGTCGGCGGTGTCATCGGCACTCTGCTGATCGGCGTCTTCGCGACGGCCACGATGACCGGTGGGGCCGAGGGTCTCCTCTACGGCGGTGGACTGGCCCAGCTCGGCAAGCAGACGGTGGCGATCGTGGCCGTGGGCGCGTACGCCTTCCTCGTCACGTACGGCATCGCCAAGCTGATCGACAAGGTGATGGGTTTCCGGGCGAGCGAGGAGCAGGAGCACACCGGCCTGGACCTTACGGTGCACGCCGAGACCGCCTACGATCACGGGGTCCTGGGGCACGGCGCCCCGGTCACGGCGTCCCTCGCCTCGTCCGTCTCCTCCTCCCCCTCCGCCGCGCAGAAGGTCAAGAAGCAGGCATGA
- a CDS encoding protealysin inhibitor emfourin, translating to MRILVRRTGGFAGIERHAEVDTSGRPDAQEWHALAERAVASGRGTPPVGVPDGFSYQITVDGKTVYCSDPRLTDEQRKLISRVLKEGA from the coding sequence ATGCGGATTTTGGTACGGCGCACGGGTGGATTCGCGGGCATCGAGCGGCACGCCGAGGTGGACACCTCGGGGCGGCCCGACGCCCAGGAGTGGCATGCCCTGGCCGAGCGCGCGGTCGCGTCCGGCCGGGGCACGCCACCCGTCGGGGTTCCGGACGGGTTCAGCTACCAGATCACCGTGGACGGCAAGACGGTGTACTGCTCGGACCCCCGGCTCACGGACGAACAGCGCAAGCTGATCTCCAGGGTGCTGAAGGAAGGTGCGTAA
- a CDS encoding hemolysin family protein, giving the protein MSLPLVSGAIALVIVAWLAACAEAGIARVSSFRAEEAVRSGRRGSEKLALVAADPTRYLNVSLLVRVACEMAAAALVTYACLQEFDSTTEALLVAIAVMVLVSYVAVGVSPRTIGRQHPLNTATAAAYVLLPLARIMGPIPSLLILIGNALTPGKGFRRGPFASEAELRALVDLAEKESLIEDDERRMVHSVFELGDTLVREVMVPRTDLVVIERYKTIRQALTLALRSGFSRIPVVGESEDDVVGIVYLKDLARKTHISREAESELVSTAMRPAVFVPDTKNAGDLLREMQKERNHVAVVIDEYGGTAGIVTIEDILEEIVGEITDEYDRELPPVEELGGDRYRVTARLDITDLGELYGLDEYDDEDVETVGGLLAKALGRVPIAGASSLVELPDARALRLTAEAAAGRRNKIVTVLVEPVGPIGPLGKEPKAK; this is encoded by the coding sequence ATGAGCCTCCCCCTCGTCTCCGGCGCGATCGCCCTGGTGATCGTCGCCTGGCTCGCCGCCTGCGCCGAGGCGGGCATCGCGCGCGTCTCCAGCTTCCGCGCCGAGGAGGCCGTACGCAGCGGGCGCCGCGGCAGCGAGAAGCTGGCGCTCGTCGCGGCCGACCCGACCCGCTATCTGAACGTGTCGCTGCTGGTGCGTGTGGCCTGCGAGATGGCCGCCGCCGCGCTCGTCACATACGCCTGCCTGCAGGAGTTCGACAGCACCACCGAGGCGCTGCTGGTCGCGATAGCGGTCATGGTGCTGGTGTCGTACGTCGCCGTCGGTGTCTCCCCGCGCACCATCGGCCGCCAGCACCCGCTGAACACGGCGACGGCGGCGGCGTACGTGCTGCTGCCGCTCGCGCGGATCATGGGGCCGATCCCCTCTCTGCTGATCCTCATCGGCAACGCGCTCACGCCCGGCAAGGGCTTCCGCCGCGGCCCGTTCGCCTCCGAGGCGGAGCTGCGGGCGCTGGTCGACCTCGCCGAGAAGGAGTCGCTGATCGAGGACGACGAGCGCCGCATGGTGCACTCGGTCTTCGAGCTGGGCGACACACTCGTGCGCGAGGTCATGGTCCCGCGCACCGACCTGGTGGTGATCGAGCGCTACAAGACCATCCGCCAGGCCCTCACCCTCGCCCTGCGCTCCGGTTTCTCGCGCATACCGGTCGTCGGGGAGAGCGAGGACGACGTGGTCGGGATCGTGTATCTGAAGGACCTGGCCCGCAAGACGCACATCTCCCGGGAGGCGGAGAGCGAGCTGGTGTCGACGGCGATGCGGCCCGCCGTCTTCGTACCGGACACCAAGAACGCCGGTGACCTGCTGCGCGAGATGCAGAAGGAACGCAACCACGTCGCCGTCGTCATCGACGAGTACGGCGGCACAGCCGGCATCGTCACCATCGAGGACATCCTCGAGGAGATCGTCGGCGAGATCACCGACGAGTACGACCGTGAGCTGCCGCCGGTGGAGGAGCTCGGCGGGGACCGCTACCGCGTCACCGCCCGCCTGGACATCACCGACCTCGGCGAGCTGTACGGCCTCGACGAGTACGACGACGAGGACGTCGAGACGGTCGGCGGGCTGCTGGCGAAGGCACTCGGCCGCGTCCCGATCGCCGGGGCGTCGTCCCTGGTCGAGCTCCCGGACGCCCGGGCACTCCGCCTGACCGCGGAGGCGGCGGCCGGCCGCCGGAACAAGATCGTGACCGTGCTCGTGGAGCCGGTGGGTCCCATCGGGCCGCTGGGCAAGGAGCCGAAGGCCAAGTGA
- the ybeY gene encoding rRNA maturation RNase YbeY codes for MSIDVNNESGTEVDEQAILDIARYALARMRIHPLSELSVIVVDADAMEQLHIQWMDLPGPTDVMSFPMDELRPPSKDDDEPPQGLLGDIVLCPEVAAKQGAEAPTQHSMDEELHLLTVHGVLHLLGYDHEEPDEKAEMFGLQAAIVDGWRTEKGLTGPSPAPTVS; via the coding sequence ATGTCGATCGACGTCAACAACGAGTCCGGAACCGAGGTCGACGAGCAGGCGATCCTCGACATCGCCCGCTACGCACTCGCGCGGATGCGCATCCACCCGCTCTCCGAGCTCTCGGTGATCGTCGTGGACGCCGACGCCATGGAGCAGCTTCATATCCAGTGGATGGACCTGCCGGGTCCGACGGATGTCATGTCCTTTCCGATGGACGAGCTGCGGCCGCCTTCGAAGGACGACGACGAGCCTCCGCAGGGGCTCCTCGGTGACATCGTGCTGTGCCCCGAAGTCGCCGCGAAGCAGGGGGCCGAGGCGCCCACGCAGCACTCCATGGACGAGGAGCTCCACCTGCTCACCGTCCATGGCGTGCTGCATCTGCTCGGGTACGACCACGAGGAGCCCGACGAGAAGGCCGAGATGTTCGGCCTGCAGGCCGCCATCGTGGACGGCTGGCGTACGGAGAAGGGCCTGACCGGCCCCTCCCCTGCCCCGACCGTGTCATGA
- the era gene encoding GTPase Era, protein MGAMSVRSQSSEPSASSGAPHRAGFACFVGRPNAGKSTLTNALVGQKVAITANQPQTTRHTVRGIVHREDAQLILVDTPGLHKPRTLLGERLNDIVRTTWAEVDVIGFCLPANEKLGPGDRFIAKELASIKKTPKIAIVTKTDLVDSKTLAEQLIAIDQLGKELGFEWAEIVPVSAVGDDQVGLLADLIVPLLPEGPALYPEGDLTDEPEQVMIAELIREAALEGVRDELPHSIAVVVEEMLPREDRPADKPLLDIHAFVYIERPSQKGIIIGPKGKRLKEVGIKSRKHIEALLGTPVFLDLHVKVAKDWQRDPRQLRKLGF, encoded by the coding sequence ATGGGCGCCATGAGCGTTCGCAGCCAGTCATCCGAGCCGTCCGCATCGTCGGGGGCACCCCACCGCGCCGGCTTCGCCTGCTTCGTGGGCCGCCCCAACGCGGGCAAGTCCACCCTTACGAACGCTCTGGTCGGCCAGAAGGTGGCGATCACCGCCAACCAGCCCCAGACGACGCGGCACACGGTACGCGGGATCGTGCACCGGGAGGACGCCCAGCTGATCCTGGTCGACACCCCTGGACTGCACAAGCCGCGCACCCTGCTCGGCGAGCGCCTGAACGACATCGTCCGTACGACCTGGGCCGAGGTCGACGTGATCGGCTTCTGTCTGCCGGCGAACGAGAAGCTCGGCCCCGGTGACCGTTTCATCGCGAAGGAGCTGGCGTCGATCAAGAAGACGCCGAAGATCGCGATCGTCACGAAGACCGACCTCGTGGACAGCAAGACGCTGGCCGAACAGCTCATCGCGATCGACCAGCTCGGCAAGGAGCTGGGCTTCGAGTGGGCCGAGATCGTCCCCGTCTCCGCGGTCGGTGACGATCAGGTGGGCCTGCTGGCCGACCTGATCGTCCCGCTCCTTCCGGAGGGGCCGGCGCTGTACCCCGAGGGCGACCTCACCGACGAGCCCGAGCAGGTCATGATCGCGGAACTGATCCGCGAGGCCGCACTGGAGGGTGTCCGGGACGAGCTGCCCCACTCCATCGCGGTCGTGGTGGAGGAGATGCTCCCCCGCGAGGACCGCCCCGCCGACAAGCCCCTCCTCGACATCCACGCCTTCGTCTACATCGAGCGCCCCAGCCAGAAGGGCATCATCATCGGCCCCAAGGGCAAGCGCCTGAAGGAGGTCGGCATCAAGTCCCGCAAGCACATCGAGGCGCTGCTGGGGACGCCGGTCTTCCTGGACCTGCACGTCAAGGTCGCGAAGGACTGGCAGCGGGACCCGCGGCAGCTGCGGAAGCTGGGCTTCTGA
- a CDS encoding MmcQ/YjbR family DNA-binding protein, with product MNPQGLRAFCLSFNATVEDFPFNPETSVFKVLGKLFALTNLDARPLTVNLKCDPEDAVRLRGEYPGLIVPGYHMNKRHWNTVTVDGELPDRFVRELVEDSYDLVVAGLPRADRLRLDRP from the coding sequence GTGAACCCTCAGGGACTGCGTGCGTTCTGTCTGTCCTTCAACGCGACCGTGGAGGACTTCCCGTTCAATCCGGAGACCTCGGTCTTCAAGGTGCTGGGCAAGCTGTTCGCCCTGACGAATCTGGACGCGCGGCCCCTGACGGTCAACCTCAAGTGCGACCCGGAGGACGCGGTCCGCCTGCGCGGCGAGTATCCGGGGCTCATCGTCCCCGGCTATCACATGAACAAGCGGCACTGGAACACGGTGACCGTCGACGGCGAGCTCCCGGACCGTTTCGTCCGGGAGCTCGTCGAGGACTCGTACGACCTGGTCGTGGCGGGCCTACCGAGAGCCGACCGGCTCCGCCTCGACCGCCCCTGA